In a single window of the Anaerotruncus rubiinfantis genome:
- a CDS encoding SDR family NAD(P)-dependent oxidoreductase has translation MQEIDVMGIKTVITGASGVIGIAFAEAFLEHGAYVANWDLQESDPAKRLAQRFPQRYLFCETDVCREDSIEKAARETAAQFGGIDALCNIAGIIAKQQIGELETDTLDRLYKVNVRGLMLVTKRLVPMLKKSGRGRIINISSIQAAVGMETYSPYTFTKAAVSGVTRVWALELAPYGVTVNAICPGWAKTAMADQMVERLGDLHGISTEEARELILSYVPQRRFIDPQEIAFTGLFLASSAAGAISANEIFVDAGMAHCAKPGLNLPVPETDDHRGRKP, from the coding sequence ATGCAGGAAATCGACGTCATGGGAATCAAGACAGTGATCACCGGTGCTTCCGGGGTGATCGGCATAGCGTTTGCAGAAGCATTTTTGGAACATGGAGCGTATGTTGCCAACTGGGATCTCCAGGAGAGTGATCCGGCCAAGAGGCTGGCACAGCGTTTTCCGCAGCGGTATCTCTTCTGCGAAACCGACGTTTGCAGAGAAGACAGCATCGAAAAAGCCGCCCGGGAAACGGCGGCACAATTCGGGGGGATCGACGCGCTTTGCAATATCGCGGGGATCATTGCCAAACAGCAGATAGGCGAACTGGAAACAGATACGCTCGATCGGCTTTACAAGGTGAACGTGCGTGGATTGATGCTGGTGACCAAGCGTCTCGTCCCGATGCTGAAAAAAAGCGGGCGCGGACGGATCATCAACATATCCTCCATTCAGGCGGCGGTCGGCATGGAGACCTACTCGCCCTACACCTTTACAAAAGCGGCTGTTTCCGGTGTTACAAGGGTGTGGGCGCTCGAGCTGGCCCCCTATGGAGTCACCGTCAATGCGATCTGCCCGGGCTGGGCAAAGACTGCGATGGCGGACCAGATGGTCGAGCGGCTGGGCGACCTGCATGGGATATCGACCGAAGAAGCGCGGGAGCTCATCCTGTCCTATGTCCCGCAGCGCCGGTTCATCGACCCGCAGGAGATCGCATTCACCGGCCTGTTTCTGGCAAGCAGCGCCGCGGGCGCGATCAGCGCGAATGAGATTTTTGTGGATGCGGGGATGGCCCACTGCGCCAAGCCGGGGCTCAATCTGCCGGTTCCCGAAACGGATGATCATCGCGGGCGAAAACCTTGA
- a CDS encoding TRAP transporter substrate-binding protein, which yields MKKVISILLSIAMILAFCAGCGGNTAPASSAAPAASALPAESKDAAPSGESVKITLGHIYNPNHNEAIALEKLKELLAEKSNGRIELVIYPSSQMGSEREMAEQVMLGTLDMGLSDGPTWSNALQVPEIAVFGLPFLYKDIDGQKAVINEILIDSAGEMMIGKGVRPLFGFSASIRGAILATKPIVTAADIDGVKMRVPEITMYVDTWRCLGANPTTTPWGEAYTSIAQGVVDGAEVDPSTIVDANLQEVTKYFSKTAHMGTIHIVSMNEAKWQSIPEDLRKIFLECAAEASAWQIEDRKTTDEAAVQKMVDAGVTVNEVSDEERAKMAERCKPIYDQYDADYGLGDLISQLQEIGG from the coding sequence ATGAAAAAGGTTATCAGCATCTTGTTAAGTATCGCGATGATTCTTGCGTTCTGCGCGGGCTGCGGAGGAAACACTGCTCCCGCCTCTTCCGCGGCCCCCGCGGCCTCCGCATTGCCTGCTGAATCGAAAGATGCCGCTCCTTCCGGCGAATCTGTCAAAATCACGTTGGGACATATCTATAACCCGAATCACAACGAAGCGATCGCCCTGGAAAAACTTAAAGAATTGCTTGCGGAGAAATCGAACGGCCGGATCGAGCTTGTAATTTATCCGAGCAGCCAGATGGGGTCCGAGCGCGAGATGGCGGAACAGGTCATGCTGGGTACGCTCGATATGGGCCTTTCGGATGGCCCTACCTGGTCGAACGCGCTGCAGGTCCCCGAAATCGCGGTTTTCGGTTTGCCGTTTCTCTATAAGGACATCGATGGGCAGAAGGCGGTTATCAACGAAATTCTGATCGACTCGGCAGGAGAGATGATGATCGGTAAGGGCGTACGCCCCTTGTTTGGCTTCTCGGCTTCGATTCGCGGTGCAATTCTCGCGACCAAGCCAATCGTTACCGCGGCTGATATCGACGGCGTCAAGATGCGTGTGCCGGAGATCACCATGTATGTCGATACCTGGCGCTGTCTCGGCGCGAACCCGACCACCACGCCATGGGGAGAGGCGTACACCTCGATTGCACAGGGTGTTGTTGACGGTGCGGAGGTCGACCCCTCCACCATCGTCGACGCAAACCTCCAGGAGGTCACCAAATACTTCTCCAAGACCGCCCATATGGGCACTATTCACATTGTGTCGATGAACGAAGCAAAATGGCAGAGCATTCCGGAAGACCTGCGGAAAATTTTCCTTGAATGTGCTGCGGAAGCTTCCGCATGGCAGATAGAAGACCGCAAAACCACCGACGAGGCCGCAGTCCAGAAGATGGTTGACGCGGGTGTTACGGTGAATGAAGTCTCGGACGAGGAGCGAGCAAAGATGGCCGAACGCTGCAAGCCAATCTATGACCAGTACGACGCGGACTACGGCCTTGGCGATCTGATCAGCCAGCTGCAGGAGATCGGCGGCTGA
- a CDS encoding electron transfer flavoprotein subunit alpha/FixB family protein — translation MNGEIWVVCDAEGTGLSGCSCELLGKAQALSEKGAGTVCAVWFSEIPPPAQELASFGAVRAYAACLSDADEYGKARLLARLVKIHCPRILLLPATVQGRSVAAQAAALIGTGLTADCTGLEIGPDGKLVQIRPAYGGNLMARVTCPGSLPQMATVRPGAFSRCRPFNRGCCAVMDCTSEKSLENPVRLLETIHLAGAQTALGEAEIVVAGGAGIGSARAFDQICLLAERLGGAPAASRAAVNAGYAPYSSQVGQTGVCIHPKLYIAFGISGAVQHLAGIQGAKRIAAVNTDPKAPIFDYADYGIVGDLHRAIDLILWHTS, via the coding sequence ATGAATGGAGAAATCTGGGTTGTGTGTGATGCGGAAGGAACCGGACTGTCCGGCTGTTCGTGCGAATTGCTGGGGAAAGCCCAGGCGCTTTCTGAAAAGGGCGCGGGGACAGTCTGCGCGGTGTGGTTTTCCGAGATACCGCCACCCGCACAGGAACTTGCATCCTTCGGTGCGGTTAGGGCTTATGCGGCGTGCTTATCTGACGCGGACGAATATGGAAAGGCGCGGCTGCTCGCACGCCTTGTGAAAATCCATTGCCCACGGATACTGCTGTTGCCGGCAACCGTGCAGGGCCGCTCGGTCGCGGCGCAGGCCGCCGCGCTCATCGGCACTGGCCTCACGGCCGACTGCACCGGGCTGGAAATCGGACCGGATGGGAAGCTCGTGCAAATCCGACCGGCATACGGAGGCAATTTGATGGCGCGGGTGACCTGCCCTGGTTCTCTGCCGCAGATGGCAACTGTACGTCCGGGCGCATTTTCCCGATGCAGACCATTTAACAGAGGCTGTTGCGCGGTGATGGACTGCACATCCGAAAAGTCGTTGGAGAACCCGGTACGGCTGCTGGAGACCATCCATCTGGCTGGTGCGCAAACGGCGCTCGGCGAAGCGGAGATTGTGGTGGCTGGCGGCGCGGGCATCGGCTCGGCCAGGGCATTCGATCAAATCTGCCTGCTGGCCGAACGGCTCGGCGGGGCGCCCGCGGCTTCCCGCGCGGCGGTCAACGCGGGTTATGCGCCCTACAGCAGTCAAGTTGGCCAGACCGGTGTCTGTATCCACCCGAAACTTTATATCGCTTTCGGTATTTCGGGCGCGGTGCAGCATCTGGCGGGAATTCAGGGAGCAAAGCGGATTGCGGCGGTCAATACCGATCCGAAAGCGCCGATTTTTGATTATGCGGATTATGGGATTGTGGGCGATCTGCATCGTGCGATCGACCTGATCCTGTGGCACACATCATAA
- a CDS encoding electron transfer flavoprotein subunit beta/FixA family protein codes for MRIAVCMKQIPSSATQGFDPDTNTLIREQGTLMTNLADVYALESALTLAGQDGTADVFTMGKSSACALLRDACALGAKGLFLINDPLFAGSDTFVTAKILAAAIKHEGSYDLILCGRRTLDGETGQVGGQLAAVLEVPCVTNVIRLEQSGERAIRCTRLLEETRQMVETDFPAVVTVCEGVEEVGHPRLPSLRGIRAAGHAQIKRITNETLQLNPGSVGLAGSFTRVEQTFLLAAGRRRCKPEPNLENGVARLLTLIESMRIGGEER; via the coding sequence GTGCGGATTGCCGTATGTATGAAACAGATCCCCAGCAGCGCAACGCAGGGGTTCGATCCGGATACGAATACCCTCATCCGGGAGCAGGGAACCCTGATGACCAATCTGGCGGATGTCTACGCGTTGGAAAGCGCGCTGACGCTCGCGGGCCAGGATGGAACGGCGGATGTGTTCACGATGGGAAAGTCCTCTGCCTGCGCATTGCTGCGCGACGCGTGCGCGCTCGGAGCAAAAGGACTTTTTCTGATCAATGACCCGCTTTTTGCAGGATCGGATACCTTTGTCACCGCGAAAATTCTTGCGGCGGCGATCAAACACGAAGGTTCCTATGATCTGATCCTCTGCGGCAGGCGCACGCTCGACGGGGAAACGGGGCAGGTCGGCGGCCAACTGGCTGCGGTGCTCGAAGTCCCCTGTGTCACCAATGTGATCCGGCTGGAGCAAAGCGGGGAAAGAGCCATTCGGTGTACCCGGCTGCTCGAAGAAACCAGGCAGATGGTCGAGACAGACTTTCCGGCAGTCGTAACCGTTTGCGAAGGGGTAGAAGAGGTTGGACATCCGCGCCTGCCGAGCTTGCGTGGGATACGCGCCGCCGGGCATGCGCAGATCAAGCGGATCACCAATGAAACGCTCCAGCTTAATCCAGGCTCGGTGGGGCTTGCGGGATCGTTTACACGAGTGGAACAGACCTTTCTCCTTGCGGCTGGAAGACGCCGCTGCAAGCCGGAGCCGAACCTCGAAAACGGAGTCGCCCGTCTGCTCACATTGATCGAAAGCATGCGGATCGGCGGTGAGGAAAGATGA
- a CDS encoding xylulokinase, with amino-acid sequence MRYLLGVDFGGGASKATLLAEDGRVIATSTKEYPTYYPQSGWTEQDPEDSYRALVFNVRAVIEKSGIDPADIAAMCLDAATHTAVLLDEADRVIRPAIYWTDKRSTKQSAWLKEHYYDRIYALCCNMPDVMWTLPQIMWVRENEPENFKRIGKILFMKDYVRYRLTGDFVTDSIDAMGSMLLDVPQNCWSQELCALAGISLSMLPRIVDPTEILSPLSAKACAETGLSPKTKVIAGATDTVLEVYANGAIEPGQMTVKLATAGRICPIVPHALENPLLCNYKHVVPGLWYPGTGTKSCAASYRWYRDTLCEAEKSQAQEQGADPYFLMDRAAAGIPPGSDNLFFQPYLQGELTPYFDPALRGCFVGILSSHTKAHFNRALLEGVAFSLKDCYQVVQAMNLQINQARIIGGGAKSPLWRQILCDMLGIELVKTENNDSSLGAAMLAGVATGAFSSFAESVERCVRIEQVVKPDPENFKIYEKQFTLYKQIHDALAPVYHAMEG; translated from the coding sequence ATGAGATATCTACTGGGCGTGGATTTTGGCGGCGGCGCGAGCAAGGCGACGCTGCTTGCGGAGGACGGCAGGGTGATTGCTACCTCCACGAAGGAATACCCCACCTATTACCCGCAGAGCGGATGGACTGAGCAAGACCCGGAGGACTCCTACCGGGCGCTGGTTTTCAATGTGCGGGCCGTTATCGAAAAGAGCGGGATCGATCCGGCAGACATCGCGGCTATGTGCCTTGACGCGGCGACTCACACCGCGGTGTTGCTCGATGAAGCGGACCGGGTGATCCGTCCGGCAATCTACTGGACCGACAAACGCAGCACCAAGCAGTCTGCGTGGCTCAAGGAGCATTATTACGACCGGATCTATGCGCTCTGCTGCAATATGCCGGACGTGATGTGGACCCTCCCGCAGATTATGTGGGTGCGGGAGAACGAACCGGAAAACTTCAAACGGATCGGCAAGATCCTCTTTATGAAGGACTATGTCCGCTACCGCCTGACCGGCGACTTCGTGACCGACTCGATCGACGCGATGGGCTCGATGCTACTGGACGTGCCGCAAAACTGCTGGTCGCAGGAGCTCTGCGCGCTCGCGGGGATCTCCCTCTCCATGCTGCCGCGCATCGTGGACCCGACCGAGATTTTAAGCCCGCTCTCCGCGAAAGCCTGTGCGGAAACCGGGCTCTCCCCCAAGACGAAGGTGATCGCGGGCGCGACCGACACGGTGCTGGAGGTCTACGCGAACGGCGCGATCGAACCGGGCCAGATGACCGTGAAGCTTGCGACAGCCGGCCGTATCTGCCCGATCGTGCCGCACGCGCTCGAGAATCCCTTGCTCTGCAACTATAAGCATGTCGTGCCGGGGCTCTGGTATCCGGGAACTGGTACAAAATCCTGCGCGGCCTCCTACCGCTGGTACCGCGACACCCTTTGCGAAGCGGAGAAATCGCAGGCGCAGGAACAGGGAGCGGACCCGTATTTCCTGATGGATCGGGCGGCCGCAGGGATTCCGCCGGGCAGCGACAACCTCTTTTTTCAGCCGTATCTACAGGGCGAATTGACCCCGTATTTCGACCCGGCCCTGCGCGGATGCTTTGTTGGGATTCTCTCGTCGCACACCAAGGCGCATTTTAACCGCGCCCTGCTCGAAGGGGTCGCCTTTTCGCTCAAAGACTGCTATCAGGTGGTTCAGGCGATGAATCTGCAGATCAACCAGGCACGGATCATCGGCGGCGGCGCAAAGAGCCCGCTCTGGCGGCAAATTCTCTGCGATATGCTCGGCATCGAGTTGGTCAAGACCGAAAACAACGATTCTTCGCTTGGCGCCGCGATGCTGGCCGGCGTGGCGACCGGGGCGTTCTCCTCCTTTGCGGAAAGCGTCGAACGCTGCGTGCGGATTGAACAGGTCGTGAAGCCCGATCCGGAAAACTTCAAGATCTACGAAAAACAGTTTACGCTCTATAAACAGATCCACGATGCGCTCGCGCCGGTCTATCACGCGATGGAGGGCTGA
- a CDS encoding (Fe-S)-binding protein: MFSEKGDKTVNACRFCWMCRHICPVGLATGKESNTPRAKALMISMTEKGIDLKQDMMEDMYECCLCNACAHDCQSGYEPAVFIREARTCAVANGLLPAKAQPVVDRLLADGNLFGESPESKFDALGDSIAGLPETAPVLVYIGETAARRAPRIAKAFLNLLRKAGVEFTVRKDEAPCGAESYDLIGLVSEVQDEAKACAAQIAASGARTVIVLDPACARVMKQEYPVWGCQLQAEVVTATVFVAQLLREGRLHPQKKELGPVTFQDPCRLARDLEETEPAREILRAMGADLREMFLHGQMTKCCGNEILNSHSPHLAERTAKARAADAKRTGAKLLVTACPGCRDILEKGADEALAVEDLFVLLDRCC, translated from the coding sequence ATGTTCTCGGAGAAAGGCGATAAAACAGTCAATGCCTGCCGGTTCTGCTGGATGTGCCGGCATATCTGTCCGGTCGGGCTTGCCACCGGAAAGGAATCGAACACGCCGCGCGCCAAAGCGCTGATGATCTCGATGACCGAGAAAGGGATCGACCTCAAACAGGACATGATGGAGGACATGTACGAATGCTGCCTGTGCAACGCCTGCGCACACGACTGCCAGAGCGGATATGAGCCAGCCGTTTTTATCCGGGAGGCCCGAACCTGCGCCGTCGCAAATGGCCTGCTGCCCGCGAAGGCGCAGCCGGTCGTCGACCGGTTGCTCGCGGATGGGAACCTCTTCGGTGAAAGCCCCGAAAGCAAGTTCGACGCGCTGGGCGATTCCATCGCCGGACTGCCGGAAACGGCGCCGGTACTCGTCTATATTGGGGAGACGGCCGCGCGCCGTGCGCCGCGGATCGCAAAGGCGTTTCTAAACCTCCTGCGCAAGGCGGGCGTCGAATTCACCGTGCGAAAGGACGAAGCGCCTTGCGGCGCGGAAAGCTATGATCTGATCGGGCTGGTATCGGAAGTGCAGGACGAGGCGAAAGCCTGCGCCGCGCAGATCGCCGCGTCGGGCGCGCGGACGGTGATCGTGCTCGACCCGGCCTGCGCCCGGGTCATGAAACAGGAGTACCCCGTCTGGGGCTGCCAGTTACAGGCGGAGGTCGTAACCGCGACCGTGTTTGTGGCGCAGCTTCTCCGGGAGGGCAGGCTGCATCCGCAAAAGAAGGAACTCGGCCCGGTCACCTTCCAGGACCCCTGCCGGCTGGCGCGGGATCTTGAGGAGACGGAACCGGCGCGCGAGATTCTCAGGGCAATGGGCGCCGACCTGCGCGAGATGTTCCTGCACGGCCAGATGACCAAATGCTGCGGCAACGAGATTTTAAATTCCCACTCTCCGCATCTGGCCGAGCGCACCGCAAAGGCGCGCGCCGCCGATGCGAAACGCACCGGAGCAAAGCTGCTTGTGACCGCCTGCCCGGGCTGCAGGGACATTCTCGAAAAGGGCGCGGACGAAGCGCTTGCGGTGGAAGATCTGTTTGTACTGCTCGACCGCTGTTGCTGA